A genomic region of Longimicrobiales bacterium contains the following coding sequences:
- a CDS encoding GNAT family N-acetyltransferase: MGVSVRYSGSAVDLSPIAGLRVDCERRSDVMARLQGRARRDIEQRFVAGHTAWIATIDGEPAAWGWMATRSADIGEMGLTFKLPSRQRYLWNFVTRPAYRGHGIYPRLLDAIVRAESTRADRFWIAHAPENRASEAGIRRAGFVPVAELSFDAAGRPALDGMGTEVEEAARLLGLTQASSLTPCWRCVRSGKAPETACRDGSCACDYQVAGSGCG; encoded by the coding sequence ATGGGTGTGTCCGTTCGATACAGCGGCAGCGCAGTCGATCTCAGTCCGATCGCGGGACTCCGCGTCGACTGTGAGAGACGGAGTGATGTCATGGCGCGGCTCCAGGGACGCGCCCGTCGGGACATTGAGCAGCGGTTCGTCGCAGGTCACACTGCCTGGATCGCAACGATCGACGGCGAGCCGGCCGCGTGGGGCTGGATGGCAACCCGCTCTGCCGACATTGGCGAGATGGGACTGACGTTCAAACTTCCGTCACGCCAGCGCTACCTCTGGAATTTCGTCACACGGCCTGCGTACCGCGGCCACGGTATTTACCCGCGGCTGCTCGACGCCATCGTGCGCGCCGAAAGCACGCGCGCCGACAGGTTCTGGATCGCTCACGCGCCGGAAAACAGAGCTTCGGAGGCGGGAATCCGCCGGGCCGGCTTCGTGCCGGTCGCTGAGTTGTCGTTCGACGCAGCAGGAAGGCCGGCTCTCGACGGGATGGGTACGGAGGTGGAGGAAGCGGCAAGGTTGCTGGGGCTCACGCAGGCCAGCTCTCTGACACCGTGCTGGCGCTGCGTGCGTTCAGGGAAAGCGCCGGAAACGGCGTGCAGGGATGGTAGCTGCGCGTGTGACTACCAAGTAGCCGGCTCCGGTTGTGGCTGA
- a CDS encoding AraC family transcriptional regulator encodes MNDAAAVWSPRWYLWDGGFLAVGASRGVVPPHAHHAVQIALAVEGVIRIAGADGQWQECRGAIVRPDAMHTFNGNGVLGAMLFVDPESLEGVWLRSSLLTDVTIVPPSRTETCAAELRTLSERPLEALPVHELIRHCIRALCAGAPPSRHMDPRIAGVLASIRAADDLRISLEDAAALVFLSPGRFAHLFTEHVGLPFRRYLLWRKLTRALLRVGRGSSLSEAAHAAGFADAAHFTRTCNQMFGISPSVLMQGEFFEIAAPFEWPGDGRSTHSADRPRLA; translated from the coding sequence ATGAACGACGCAGCAGCTGTATGGTCCCCGCGGTGGTACCTCTGGGACGGCGGATTCCTGGCAGTGGGCGCGAGCCGGGGAGTGGTCCCGCCGCACGCACACCACGCGGTGCAGATTGCGCTTGCGGTCGAAGGCGTCATCAGAATCGCCGGCGCGGATGGGCAGTGGCAGGAGTGTCGCGGCGCAATCGTGCGACCAGACGCGATGCACACGTTCAATGGCAACGGCGTGCTCGGCGCCATGCTGTTCGTGGATCCGGAGTCGCTGGAAGGCGTATGGCTGCGGTCGTCGCTCCTGACGGATGTAACGATCGTGCCGCCTTCACGTACGGAGACCTGTGCCGCCGAGCTGCGGACACTGTCGGAACGCCCGCTCGAGGCACTGCCGGTGCATGAGCTCATCCGCCACTGTATACGCGCACTCTGTGCGGGTGCTCCGCCATCGCGCCACATGGACCCGCGCATCGCCGGGGTCCTCGCGTCGATCCGAGCGGCCGACGATCTCCGTATTTCGCTCGAGGACGCGGCTGCGCTCGTTTTCCTCTCACCCGGTCGCTTCGCACATCTCTTCACGGAACACGTCGGCCTGCCGTTTCGGCGCTATCTGCTGTGGCGGAAGCTGACGCGCGCGCTGCTGCGCGTAGGACGAGGCAGCTCACTCAGTGAGGCCGCTCACGCCGCAGGGTTCGCCGACGCCGCCCACTTCACGCGGACGTGCAATCAGATGTTCGGCATCAGCCCGTCCGTTCTGATGCAGGGCGAGTTCTTCGAGATTGCAGCCCCATTCGAGTGGCCCGGCGACGGACGCTCAACCCATTCTGCAGATCGACCCAGGCTGGCCTGA
- a CDS encoding FixH family protein has protein sequence MTDLVQENGNDQSSPAGGHEAAPRSRIRRLGLVAAAVVLGGLGACTHMMMMLHGGPDLPAETEFGFGPRVSAAGVYSVTLEPVAPLVKRKLQKVRVRVHDDGGRPIDGATIEVDGGMPQHGHGLPTRPRMTKRLGDGVYEIDGVRFNMGGWWEFRLAIADGVRTDTVTFNLSL, from the coding sequence ATGACAGACCTGGTGCAGGAAAACGGCAACGATCAGAGCAGTCCGGCGGGCGGGCACGAGGCGGCCCCGCGGAGCAGGATTCGCCGGCTGGGGCTGGTGGCGGCGGCGGTTGTGCTCGGCGGACTCGGCGCGTGCACACACATGATGATGATGCTTCACGGCGGACCGGACCTGCCGGCTGAAACCGAGTTCGGCTTCGGCCCGCGCGTCAGCGCAGCAGGCGTATACAGCGTCACGCTGGAGCCGGTCGCACCGCTCGTGAAGCGGAAGCTGCAGAAGGTGCGTGTTCGCGTACACGACGACGGCGGCAGACCCATCGACGGCGCCACAATCGAGGTGGACGGCGGTATGCCGCAGCACGGCCACGGGCTGCCGACGCGGCCCCGCATGACGAAGCGACTGGGCGACGGAGTATACGAGATCGACGGCGTGCGCTTCAACATGGGCGGCTGGTGGGAGTTCCGGCTCGCTATCGCGGATGGCGTCCGCACGGATACGGTGACCTTCAACCTCAGCCTCTGA
- a CDS encoding cytochrome c peroxidase produces MTTRILKLTAMFALTGIVACAAVSGQGGRWSEEELDEIASMWIGALEEVPADPTNRVADDSLAAILGQRLFFDTRLSSTGTVSCATCHVADREFQDDTPLATGVGTTTRRTMPIAATAHAPFLFWDGRKDSQWSQALGPLESPVEHGGTRAQYAHVIAAHYRAEYESLFGELPSLQHIPTVAGPVADTGAAAAWTALTQQQRDEVTRVYVNIGKAIAAYERLIRYGPSRFDRYVEALVADGREPRDLLTADEIAGLKIFIGKGNCTQCHNGPLLTNNEFHNTGVGVVAGLPDDSGRALGARQVLADEFNCRSRWSDASPEECAELEFLAVDAHELERAYKVPSLRNVADRAPYMHAGQLQTLDQVVQHYNRAPRSPSGHTELKPLKLNARELRQLEAYLRTLSGGTLAPRALPDAQ; encoded by the coding sequence ATGACAACACGCATTCTGAAGCTGACCGCGATGTTCGCCCTGACCGGAATCGTCGCGTGTGCCGCAGTCAGCGGCCAGGGCGGACGGTGGAGCGAGGAGGAGCTGGACGAGATCGCGTCCATGTGGATCGGTGCGCTCGAGGAGGTGCCTGCTGACCCGACCAACCGTGTCGCCGATGACAGCCTGGCAGCAATACTCGGTCAGCGGCTCTTCTTCGACACGCGCCTCAGCAGCACAGGGACGGTGTCGTGTGCCACGTGTCACGTCGCCGACCGCGAGTTCCAGGACGACACGCCGCTCGCGACGGGCGTCGGCACGACGACACGCCGCACCATGCCGATCGCTGCGACCGCACACGCGCCCTTCCTGTTCTGGGATGGCCGCAAGGACAGCCAGTGGTCGCAGGCGCTCGGTCCCCTCGAAAGTCCGGTCGAGCACGGCGGCACCCGCGCCCAGTACGCGCACGTCATCGCTGCGCACTATCGCGCGGAGTACGAGTCGCTGTTCGGCGAGCTGCCATCGCTGCAGCACATACCGACCGTGGCCGGTCCCGTCGCTGACACGGGCGCCGCCGCGGCGTGGACAGCCCTGACCCAGCAGCAGCGCGACGAAGTGACGCGCGTATATGTCAACATCGGCAAAGCGATCGCGGCATACGAGCGGCTGATCCGCTACGGCCCGAGCCGCTTCGACCGCTACGTCGAGGCCCTCGTCGCGGATGGAAGGGAGCCGCGCGACCTGCTCACCGCAGACGAGATCGCGGGATTGAAGATCTTCATCGGCAAGGGCAACTGCACGCAGTGCCACAACGGCCCCCTACTCACGAACAACGAATTCCATAACACCGGTGTGGGCGTCGTTGCGGGCCTGCCGGACGACAGCGGCCGCGCGCTCGGCGCTCGCCAGGTGCTCGCGGACGAGTTCAACTGCCGCAGCCGATGGAGCGACGCGTCACCGGAGGAATGCGCGGAGCTGGAGTTCCTCGCTGTCGATGCGCACGAGCTGGAGCGCGCGTACAAGGTGCCGTCCCTGCGCAACGTTGCGGACCGCGCCCCGTACATGCACGCAGGACAGCTGCAGACACTTGACCAGGTGGTGCAGCACTACAACCGTGCGCCACGGTCGCCGTCCGGCCACACGGAGCTCAAACCGCTGAAGCTGAACGCGCGCGAGCTGCGTCAACTCGAGGCATACCTGCGAACGCTGAGCGGCGGCACGCTCGCGCCACGCGCGCTGCCCGATGCGCAGTGA
- a CDS encoding multicopper oxidase domain-containing protein, whose product MSPAREVTVELEARPGPWHIGPHYRPLDGWLYNGDAPGPLIEARLGDTLVVRLTNALPRPTSFALSGPPTRRYTSESRAGMQEPIIVRPHRMVPPNGTVEYRFPLTHAGTFWYHPAGAVMQIERGLHGVLIVRPAAVAPASAERVIVLDDVCLDRHAASHRHLRSAGMGNVLLMNGRVQPQLVMSAATLEHWRVINVAHARPVRFSLGGAPFRCADQTWRADSDHLDDMPEVSEMMLEAGGTMDVVVGPFEAGMVVHVQSLPHRAESDSRTLAPVFGAVRISV is encoded by the coding sequence GTGAGCCCTGCCCGCGAGGTGACCGTCGAACTGGAGGCGCGACCTGGGCCATGGCACATTGGCCCGCACTACCGGCCGCTCGATGGCTGGCTGTATAACGGCGATGCACCAGGCCCGCTGATCGAAGCGCGGCTCGGCGACACGCTGGTCGTGCGACTGACCAATGCCCTGCCCCGGCCCACCTCGTTTGCACTGAGCGGACCGCCGACGCGTCGGTATACGTCCGAATCGCGTGCCGGGATGCAGGAGCCGATCATCGTCCGGCCGCACCGGATGGTGCCGCCGAACGGGACCGTCGAGTACCGCTTCCCGCTGACACACGCCGGGACGTTCTGGTATCATCCGGCCGGCGCTGTGATGCAGATCGAGCGCGGGCTGCACGGGGTACTCATCGTTCGCCCGGCCGCAGTGGCACCGGCCAGCGCCGAACGCGTCATCGTGCTGGATGACGTGTGTCTCGACCGTCATGCCGCGTCACACCGCCATCTGCGCAGCGCCGGCATGGGCAATGTGCTGCTCATGAACGGGCGCGTACAGCCGCAACTGGTGATGTCTGCCGCAACGCTCGAGCACTGGCGCGTGATCAACGTCGCGCATGCGCGGCCGGTGCGCTTCTCACTCGGCGGCGCGCCCTTCCGCTGCGCCGATCAGACGTGGCGGGCCGACAGCGATCACCTCGACGACATGCCTGAAGTGTCGGAAATGATGCTCGAAGCCGGCGGTACGATGGACGTGGTCGTCGGCCCGTTCGAGGCGGGTATGGTCGTGCACGTGCAGTCGCTGCCGCACCGGGCGGAATCGGACTCCCGGACTCTGGCGCCGGTTTTCGGTGCGGTGCGGATCAGCGTTTGA
- a CDS encoding nuclear transport factor 2 family protein, with the protein MTCMRRFTPAAFLLVTLTACAPAEDAEPADAPAAAEQAEPTPPADLEARGEAFTAAWNQDDPAVIAEFFTENATVVADTATFNGRQEILEGWLQPGVTAESALRVHDQQWEAAGGDYRSTGRFTYDYTTPEGDASMTGTYETIWTRDADGQWRVSRMTSRADPAS; encoded by the coding sequence ATGACGTGCATGCGTCGATTCACACCCGCCGCCTTCCTGCTCGTGACGCTCACCGCGTGCGCACCGGCGGAGGATGCCGAGCCCGCCGATGCCCCGGCTGCCGCCGAGCAGGCTGAGCCCACCCCACCGGCCGACCTCGAGGCGCGCGGCGAGGCGTTCACCGCCGCCTGGAACCAGGACGATCCGGCGGTGATTGCAGAGTTCTTCACCGAGAACGCGACAGTGGTTGCCGACACGGCCACGTTCAATGGACGACAGGAGATCCTGGAGGGATGGCTGCAACCAGGTGTTACGGCGGAGTCCGCGCTGCGTGTGCATGATCAGCAGTGGGAAGCGGCCGGCGGCGATTATCGCTCCACGGGCCGTTTCACCTACGACTATACGACGCCCGAGGGCGACGCCAGCATGACGGGCACGTATGAGACGATCTGGACGAGAGATGCCGATGGGCAATGGCGGGTGAGCCGCATGACTTCGAGGGCTGATCCGGCCAGCTAG